The Opisthocomus hoazin isolate bOpiHoa1 chromosome 9, bOpiHoa1.hap1, whole genome shotgun sequence genomic sequence CAGTTATCTTACTTTCCACTGACCACAAAAGAGTATGCTCATTTGGATTGGCAGACATACTAACCTATGAATTGTACTTGTGCTTCCAGGACCACTGGATTCAACCTTTCAAGCTCTCCCTGCATCCATTTGCCATGCTGAACTGCCCCTGAAGCTGCAGATTATGCCTGGAAGCAAAGTGAGCACATTTCACCCCAAATCCCGCAGGGCCAGGGCAgaacgacaaggggcaacagcacTTGGCCAAGCAGAGCCACCAAGTTGCAGCATGCTGAGCTCTAACAGCTGTATGTAGAAAGGATCTTCTCTTGCAGGGTGGGAAGTACAGGCATTTTCATATTGTAGCCTAGAACTTGTGTCTAGCTCAGGCACCTGAAGTTCATGACAATGGCAAAAGGAGCATTTTCTTCAAGTTGAGGCAAACAATAAAATTACACATTTCTAGCAGAATCAGCCTTCATGTCTGACAATCACTTGTTTATTCTTAAACTGGGACTTATACTAGGACTTTTGCAAAGGTCAGTTACGCTACTGGCCAGTGAAAGAGCCGcacacccccacccccttccTTGCTTCTTCTCCAAGCGCAGCAAAACTGAGAGTAACTTCAGGAGTATTAGAGAATTTGAAGCTGGGACCCCTTACCTCCAACCACGCATTGCATCTGATCCCATGCAGTAGGCCTGTAAACCAGGCTGGTGGCACTCTGTAAGCCCAAGATGATACAAGGCTCTTTCTCCCTCCTAAGGCATCAAGtaccagacagcagcagcatATCAAAAGACCAACCCTTACTCAGCAAGAAGAGCTAAAAAGGACAGCAAGCAACTGGACTCACTGACCAGAGGAAAGCAACAGGCTGACAAAGTAGGTCTGAAGAATTCACACAAGCCAGTAAAACTGTTTTTGCAACACTACCACTGAATGTCACAGCTAGGATGGCACCTCTGGCCAGCCAGAGCCCACAAAACCTTTCTCGGCTGCCCTTCTCTTTAGCATGAGATGTTTCATACTATTTATAACATAGTATCAATCCTTAATTGGACTTTCACGGCAACTGTATCATACCTTGGCTGGAGGTGTCACTACTGAGCTGGAAAGTCAGCTGCAGTAATACTCAACCTACACATGGAAGGCACTCTCCTGGCTAACATCCCTGCAAAACACATTCATTACTATCACTTTTAGGTTAAAAAACACACTTGAagactatttaaagaaaaaatgaaaaaaaatgactcCATAAAGAATCCAGTAATGTCAGATTAGCCTAGCACATACATGAATTAGGCTCTGCCTTTCTATTTGTCCATGATTTGCTAAAGCCTATTGTTTGCTGCAGCTCCACTGAGCAGGAGAGCTACGAAAACattccagcagcagggctggatttGACCAAGTAAAGGGGGTCCCCCACAGCCCTGAGTTCAGTGTGCATCACAGCAGGAGGGAAGCTGATCGGCCACAAAGTCCCCATCTCTCCTGATGGATTCAGCCCTCCATGCTGTGCTTGCACTTATTAACATTTGCATCCTGCAGGGAGCTacagaagcaaaacaaggaatctctccagagaagccTGGAACAGATTCAAAAGCAAGGAATGCAAAGGAAGCAAAGACATAACAAAGACCCAGACCATGTAGCTCACTTAACTGTAGGTGAGATAACTGATGTCTTCTACCTTAGCAGTGGTAATACGTTTGTGACTTGTggtagggttgttttttttttaaatcttagcaGTCATTCCTTCCTTCCCACGCCTCATAGGTTGTATCCAAAAAACTGAcattccctcctcttcccttAGCCATCTCTCTCCAGCTTCCCTGCCAGTGTGTTGGGAGCTTACATTTTCCCAGTGCACCCCTACTGCTTCTCAACTCTCCATGCTACTCTTACAGAGCCAAAGAGAGGATGCAGCACTTCAGATGCAGAGAGTACACACTTCCCCTTGTCAACAGTGCTGTGCAGCTCCCACACATGATCCAGAGCTGGGCAAGAATGAGCTTCCCTGCATGTGAAATGAGCATTGTGCCTCTCAGGATGATCCCGTTTTCTTCAGCTCTCCCCTTTAACCACCCTGCTTTCTTATTTCCTTATAGGACTCAGCGAAAGAAAAAgcctctccctgcagagccagcGCAGCACTGAAGCCTAACTGTCTTCCATTCCCCTTTTGTAGGTCTCTGATGGTTTGCCTCTGTTATGTCCATGCTGTGCTGCCCATGAACGCTCCCCATTTCCTAGATGGGCTGTCACAACCCTCCTCCTTGCACTAAATCTACCTTGGGATAAGAGTTGGGTGCACGTGGTTCTCCTTCCACATCCCTCTCTTCCTCTGGCTGGAAGCCCAAGCACACAGCATGGTGTGTTTCTATAGGACACTTTCTACTTAATTCCATATAATTTTCAGGGCTCAATGGGGTAGTAACTGTGTTCACTGCTGAGCGGTGTGTTTAATACTAACTGCAGGGTAAGAGACTCCATTAGAGCTCTTTACATATAAAAATGATAGAAATGAATATTCCTGGCTACTTCCAGCCAGGGGATAGACATCCATCCAAAGCATGGTCACATATTTTACAGCTGCAGTAACCCATGCCTTGGAGATGGTCCTGTATTCTAATGCAAAATATCTGCTAAAGGAAAAAGCAATGAACACGTGTGatacaaaacaatttttctttttctgcctgctgATTCTTAGTCACTGAGCCTATTTATGGAGATGCCAAAAGACAGCACTACCCAAGAAAGCCTGGGAATGGTTAAACTTCATCAGAGATTCAAAGGTGTTCTGGAAGTCCTCATGGACTCAAAGCTTGCTTTCAGCTCACCAGgttcagggttgtttttttttttttctttttagcatcaCATCACAAATTTCAGTCTAAAATAAAAAGCGGTTGCTGTAAACACCTGTCCTTTAAATTCTGAGCTGTCCTTGGGGAAAGATGTAGCCACAGCTTGGTACATTCAGGAATTACAGATTAACCAGTGAGTCTTTGTGCTAACTTTGATGGGGCTTCTCCGCCATACTGTGCATCCCCCCATTTTCCTTTCAAGCCATGTGAGACAAAATTCAAGGCCTAAAGAAGTCAGATGAGAAGGCTAGAGGGGACTTAAGATCAACAGCAACATCATCTTCCCTTGACAGGAACTCTTAAGCCACAAATTTCTGCAGCATCAGCCGTTTTGGGCTGGTTAGTTCACTCCGCAGGAAGCAGGATTTCTGGAATGCAGCATCCAATCCCATGTAGCAGTTCCCACCTCTTCTCCACAGCTTGTGTTCACTGCTGGGACAGGTCTGCCCTGTCATATTCAGCACAGGCTCATTCCTGGAGCTCAGAGCATCCATCAGCTTCTAAACAGAGGCTTCTGTTCTTGCAAACAACTTCGGTAGAGCAGTAGGCAGCAGCCAGTGGCGTGACCTgagcaaatttcattccaattcaaacAACATCAGCCTGACCCCTTGAAAGCCAAAGCAGAGAGAAACTGTACTTTGAAATGAGGTCATTAcaagaggggaggaggggataTTGCTGTTGAGCAGGGGAACAGGAGAATAATGGCAAGGGGGTGGTTAAGACTAAACAGCTAGAGAGAGATTAACATCTCATGACTGACTTTTGTTCACTGACCTGCAATAAAATAAACAATAAGACTTTAACAAATAGGTGATTAGCTATGTTATTCTGTACTGCCCTGGTCTTCACTTTTCATTGGCTAATACTTCCTGGCTTTTATAGATAAGGCTGGTGGCATTAAGAGGCATAAGCAACAGAAATCTTGCTGTGCTAATAAACATAAAAACAATGTTTCTCTTTCAGAGTGCAAGTACCTGCCCATTCGCTACTCCCTCCCCTGTTGGCTGGCTGGTGTCTGACTGTCTGCACACAAAAATCAAGCCCAGCAGATCAGGTGGTTTGCTGTTCACATATTTAGACAGCCACAATCAGGGAGCTGAAAGGTGCTTGTAGATGTCTGCACAGTGGGACTGGTGAATGATAGTTTTCTTCCACGCTGACTGGAATTTCCTCCTTTCCTGAGCTATATTGTCTCCTGaataaaaaaaaggctttgctgTGACCAGATCAATAAACCAGGACAACTTCAAACTCTTTTCTCAGCTATGCAAGAAGCAATGGACATAGTTCAGAGCTCAGATGAGATGCAGAGTCACAAGTCTGTTCTGCAGGACCTGGAAGAGACCTCCAATCATACGTCCACACTTAGCACCAGTTGCCACATGCATACGTACTCCCACTGCACTGCAATACTATCCACAGTGGGAAAGGTAAGACACCATTCTGGGTCTGTTCTCTCTAAATACCTGAAATCACGGTACCGAGGCCTTGTGCAGCAAGTGGGGAACTGAACTTTCCCTTTGGCAGTGCAAGAGCTGCCCATTGTACCCCAGAGACTGACTCCAACAGCAGAACTCATGGTGACAACTTGGTGCTGCAATTCACAGCCCAGTTTATGACACTGAAACCAGATGGTTTCAGCTAACACTCTTGGCTGTGAACAACACAGCAGCTGAGGCACAGACATACTGCTTGCAGGACCACAGGTGCTAACTTCTTAAATTGCCCCACACAAGCTTGTGAGTCAGAGTCTTTAGACAGTAGCCAGAGTTGCTAGAGCACTGCTCATGCAAGCAAGCCCAAATTTCCCCTTCACTTCTGCGACAGTAATCCTGACTTCAGACATGTCACTATTGATTCTCTAGCTGTTCCTGAAAATTCTTACTTCTTTTGGTGAAGAGCTTTTTCCTAGTCAATTGTCAGGTGAAACATCTAGCATCCATCCTGGAATGGCAAAATACCCATTTTGTTTGAGAGATCGGCTTATATGTTGGACAAAAATACAACCAATCTGTTCTGAAAAGAATTGATTTTTCATGATGGAGTCTAATGTACTGAGCACATAGGACTATGCGCTCAGtaaggccctcaggaatcccaggccccggaggtaagaaaggaaccccacagagaggatgactttcccttggtcgaggaggactgtgtgagggatcgcttaag encodes the following:
- the C9H2orf80 gene encoding LOW QUALITY PROTEIN: uncharacterized protein C2orf80 homolog (The sequence of the model RefSeq protein was modified relative to this genomic sequence to represent the inferred CDS: deleted 1 base in 1 codon), producing MTKHLSAKLRKSSWVCLKPLRPQNFAAHNRYPYPNRIEREAMILSSYAGILMNSIPIEEIFEIYSMRPSATHWQSSANDHWIQPFKLSLHPFAMLTAPEAADYAWKQSIKYQTAAAYQKTNPYSARRAKKDSKQLDSLTRGKQQADKGATEAKQGISPEKPGTDSKARNAKEAKT